AGAGGAAGATGAGGATGGTGATGAAGAGGATGATAATGACGAGGAGGAGGTGGAGGAGAAGGAAGATAACTGGGGCCGCACCCAAAAGGAGGTAATATTCTTAATCCGATTAGTGACTGTCTCTCGATACGCCCCCTCACATGAAAGCCCATTgaactagaagtgtggatgtgcatagacgctgaatattccaccttaaatgaggggtgattgagattcgaacccgtgacctcttgtcacttTGGCTTCTGatggaaccaactcaaccaaaagtttaagcttatggttgaggtctcaagatatattatatactctaataattAGGCTATTCAACCCATGTATAGAGCGTGTCTCAAAATGAGACTGCCTCACAAGTTCTTCTTATTTACATCTTTTTCCTGTCATATATCCGCGGACCCCCAGATGTCAGGAGAAAGGCAACCTGAGTGCAAGGAGCAGTATAAGTTGTTATGGAGGAACATTGATTGAGGGAGCAAAAAATTTggatttctttttatttgtctttttcCTTCGTAGAATTATCTAAGGATCACCATAAACACAGATAAATATGGATTCTTTAGATGTTTACACACATTTGTTATAtaatatttgttaaaattaacaatatttatgtacttatatgttattgtggtaAGGATTGCTCTACCGAGATCATTTTGTTTTGATGAAAGAAATAAATACAAAACTTTTTGTGATACCTTCATTTGTTTGAATATACTTGTGTGTTTTTAGCTTGTTGAGGAAATTCTTTGTATTTCTGTAGTAGATTCATTTTTGGTATATTGCTATGGTCTTTTGAAAGAGATCAATAATGCGGAAATAAAGATTAAGATAAAAGTTTAGGGTTTTGAATACTGTTTGTATTGATTAACCAAAGTAATAATAGCTCCTATTTATAGCAATAATTGCCCCTATTTATACAAGGATTAAGAGAATTAAACAAGGAAACACAATATTCTATGCAATAATTACAAATCATAATATTCTCTACAATATATTCCTACattccccctcaagttaggtcgtcgGATTACCGATACCTAACTTGCACAAAGCACCTTCAAAAGCTTCAGTTGTGACTGCCTTGGTGAGAATATCAGCTAGTTGATCTTTGGATCATACAGTTGGAAGACTGATGACTTACTTCTCAAGTTTCTCCTTTATAAAATGTCTGTCTATCTCCACATGCTTTATTCAATCATGTTGAACTGAGTTGATGGCTGCTTGATTATCACAGAATAATTTACAAGCTTTCTTTGGCGGGAAGTTCAATTCACACAGGAGTTTCTTGAGCCATAAAATCTCAGTTATTCTTTTGGCTATTCCCCTAAACTCTGCCTCAACACGTGATAGAGCTACAACATTCTGCTTCTTACTTCTCCAAGTGACTAGGTTTCCTCCTACCAGGGTGAAGTACCCTAAGGTAGACTTCATACTATCCCGATCACCTACCCAGTCTGCATCTGTGTAAGCCATGAGATCAAGATGATCATTTTTCTTAAAGAAGACCCCTCTGCTACTAGTGCCCTTCAAATATCTAAGAATCCTTATTACTGTATCCATGTGTGTTACTTGTGGGAGATGCATGAATCTACTAATTACTCCAGCAGCATATGAAATATTGGGTCTATTATGAGATAGGTAGATGAGTTTTCCCGCCAACTTCTGGTACTGTTCTTTATCGGCTAGTTCTCTATCTTGTACTGTCTGAAGGCGAAGGTTGGCTACAATTGGTATTTCAGCTGGCTTACAATCAAGCATCCCAATTTCTGCTAGGAGATCAAGTATGTACTTCTTCTGATTGATGAAGATTCCTCGTCTTGACCTTAAAACTTTAATCCTGaggaaatatttcaaatttcctAGGTCTTTCATTTCGAACTCCATAAACAACTTCTTCAGGTCACTAAtctcttcttcattgttcccAGTGATGACCATATTGTCGACACAGATTATCAAACAGGTAATCCTTCCTTTCTCTTTCTTCAAGAACAAAGTGTGATCTGAGTTACTTTTCTCGTAACCAAACTTCTTCATTGTTGTGGTAAACCTACCAAACCATGCTCGCGGAGATTGTTTCACACCATACAATGCTTTCTTGAATCTGCACCCCTCTCCTAATCCATATTCATCTAATAACCCGATGGTTCTTTCATAAaaacttcttcttcaatttaaCCATGGAGGAAGAAATTTTTCACATCAAACTGGTATAAAGGCCAATTTGTTTTTGCAGCAACTGAAAACAGGACTCTGATTGTATCAATCTTGGCAACCGAGGAAAAAGTTTCTCAGTAGTCTACCCCATATGTCTGAGTATACTCTTTAGCTACAAGCCGAGCTTTGTATCTCTCAATGGTCCCATCGGCATGATATTTGATTGAGAATACCCATTTACGACCTACTTCTTTCCCCCCTTTGCGTAACACGCATATCTCTTATGTGTTGTTCTTTTTGAGGGTTGCTATCTCATCTTTCGTAGCCCTTTTCCATCTCGGATTCTGGAGTGCTTCTTCTGTTTTTTGGGGTTTCTCGAATACAAGGTGGCATTAAAAGCAACAACAGAAATGGATAGATTATCAACATTACCATGATTGATGGGGTATAGAGACCTCTGTTTTTCAAACTCAGGGTCATATCTTCTTAGTGGAATACTCCTCATGCTCCTTGGGGGTAACTCATATCTGCAAGGTGACTCAACTCTAGCAATTTCAATCAAAGGCTCAAGAATTACCTCTTATTCGGATTGCTCCCTAGATTCTTCAGACAGGACAGGAGTAGTCTGAGGAGGAAGATGAACTATATCTTCAGTGGCAACAATTGTGGGATTACCAACTTGCTATGTTGGGTCATGATCAATTATAGGATCTGGATTGATAGCAGTGGGATATGTTAGCCAGTTTAAGTCATCACCACTCACAATCTCCTCCTGAGGACTAAGTTGGGGGTAGTAGTATGAACTctcaaagaagtcacaatccatGGTGGTATAGAGTTTGTTGTGGATTGGATCAAAACATCGAAAGCCTTCCTTATTCACCCCATATCCAATAAAAACACACTTAACATCACGAGGTTCAAGTTTATTTCGATCTTGTTTGAAAAGGTGAACATATACAACACAACCAAAAACACGAGGAGGTATAAGGAATGAGAAGATGGAATAGTAGTATGGGTTTGAAGTGTTTCCAAGGAAGTTTTGAAGTGGAGAGCTCTTGTGGGAAGACGATTAGTCAGGTAAGTGGCAGTCGCAACTGCTTCTAGTCAAAAATGAGTTGAGACATGAGCTTCAAACATAAGTGCTCGGGTTATCTCAAAGAGTATGCGATTTTTCCGTTCAGCAACCCCGTTTTGTTGTGGAGTGCTTGGGCAAGTGTTTTGATGAATTAATCCATAAGTTGAGATGAAGTGTTTCATGTCCAAGTTTATgtattccccccccccccccccccccccccattgTCTGACCGGAGAATTTGAGGTTGGGCTTGAAATTGAGTTATGAGCATGTTATAGAATTTCACAAAAACATCAAAGACCTCAAATTTATGTTTCAAGAAGTACAATCATCCTCAAGTAAGACAAGAACGAAAGCCCATGTGTATTAGATTCAAGAGCTGGACCCCAAACATCAGAATGAATCAAAGCAAACGATTTTATACTATGGGTGAGACTCGAAAAATAAGTATGCTTATGATTGCTAGGACACATGCCTCACAATCCAAGGGTGCATTACAATTATTAAGAGATGGAAAAAGACATTTCAAATACCCTAGTGAAGGATGACCTAGACGCCTATGCCACATCCACAATTAATGATCAGGCGACCCGTGAGCAAGCAAAGTGTGACCCTTTTGAGTCGCCTCATCTACATAGTACAAGCCTCCTCTTCGATACCATGTCTAATGATTTTCCCTGTCTGAacatcctgcacaacacaatCAGTAGAAcacataataacaatacaattaCGCTCTTTAGTCAATTAACTAATAGATAACAATTTATGGGATAGGCTAGGGACAAGAAgacaattttttaaatgaataGGGAAAGAAATATCAATAGTCCTAGCCTGAGTCACACGAATGCACTCCCCATTAGCAGTTTGAATGTGGGTGCGATTAGTGGGAACATTAGAAAGTAGATCAGAGAAGTCAAAAGTCATTGTATCCGTACCcccacaatcaaaaatccatGGAGCAAAATTTGGCTTACTAAGGGCTCCTACACCGTTTGAAGAAACAATGGGTTGTGAAGAGGTTTGGGCTTCTATATGAGCTGTTGGGTAGTAtgggttttgggtttttttggTTGTAGTATAAAGACACTTTTTAGGGTTGAGTTCTTTTGTGTTATTGGTAGTATCAAAATATGGAAAGGTAATATCATTATATGGAAAGTCGCAGATTTTTTTTCTTCCTCGGCTACTTTCTCTCTCCTTGGTGTTCATGGCTGCTTGGTACAAGCATTGATCTTCGCCACTCCttctactatttttttttcaagccCTTCTCCACTTTCTCTCTCTCCTCCATGATTCTTTGGTTTAGTTTCTGATTTGTATAAAAAAGGGTTGTTTTTCCCTACCTCTGGTGTCTCTGATCTGTGCTGGGAAGAATTCCAGTTTCTTAACGTGCCTTGCCACCGGTCTGGGCTTCCAGCACCTCGGTGGCGGCCGTCAGTTTATATTGCCAGAGTGAAAAATAACTTGTCCTGAGGAGTAATTGAGAGATGAGATGAGAAAGGGGAGTCATGAAACCTTTCAGTTTCCTGGATTTTGTGCCGAGTTTGGTAGAGGTGGGTGTATTTCCCTCCTCTTTTTTGGGTTCTTGTCAATGGAAAAATGTCGGTGCAAGAAACTTTTTTGTTGGAGTTTAATCTTGTTGGTTGCAACAATGGAGTTAGTGACGGCAATGGAACTCCGATTTTCATTTGAGGTAAGAATAAGTTTGATTTTGTATCTTGTAGTAATGCGAGGTAGGGTTTGCCTTTATCACGTGGAACTTCATTTGATAAacattataaaacaaaaacatgATCAATGACTTTATACTTGTAAGAATAAGTTTAGTAATTTTAAAAACTACAGCcttggagttttttttttttttttgtcaaactaCAGCCTCTAAGTTATAAAAATCAACATTGAGACAGCTAATCCAGTGACTTGTGCCtagggatggccacggagcgggttacccgaaaccgaaccggtcccgaaccgcttgaaaccgtcCCGAAACCAGAAcagttcgcgacaggttccaaaccggcccgaaccgcggaaccgtaaaaccgccggaaaaaaagttgtcggaaccgtgaaaccgccggaaaaaaactgctTGAACCGGATCTAAGAACCGCAGGTcgaaaccggaaccggtccgggtgaaccggcccaacgaaatacagattaatagagatatgtaaagaatggaacttataatataagatatttttttgttctaccgataatgcaaccgccaacattaaatgcgtcgaacttttgtataacgaacctgcatttagttttatccttgggggtaaattattacacgtacgttgttgtgctcatacaGTAAACTTATCtcgccaagcaggtataaaacaattaagtgattgattagatcccattagagacatagtgaagtggcttagaattggagagataaagagaagatataagcaattatgtgaccattatcaactaaaaaaagtatattggtcattagatactcctacacgttggggctcaactaacaagaaaagcgattgcttatcgtctagttataacacaactttatagtgagtgtacagatagctatataagtgatgacacatgggaactagctataggtgtatagaaaatattagaagcgtatgaccacacaactaagattttttcttatgtttacgaaccaaacgtccacttaataataagtgagtgtattactatttttttatcatcttcttaaacattcgcatgatgatactaacccatatttaaagccgattcttgcagatatgatggataagtggaagacatattttactgattttccttttatttatggaattgcgacaattttagacccatgttttaagacataAGTCCTtactaaattaatttgattttactaccaatctttagatcgcccgcctagtgatgtatataattatgttggaactatTAAAAaccttttagcagaactttatgattactatgctattGTACATAACCCaagtcgcgatacgtctagacgtgctagcgtctcggcacgtccctcttattataattccgtaatagctaacataataagccaagatgatagttttgtaagatcatcttcttcttcaccctccacatcatatttagaattagataattatcttaaacatcactttgaaattgaccaaggtagctataatattttagaatggtggaaagaaaaatctataaaatttcccatgttattgagaattgcaaaggataaccttgcaattcctgcttctacgattgcgtcggagtctacttttagtgcaggtagaagagttttagatgaaaagagatctcgtcttgctccacatagtattcaaatatgtgtttgcaagaaagattgggatcaagcggagcttcgaacacaaggactaaagaacgatgatgatcaaggcgatgatgatgatccatggatgatgatggatacatctgcatcatcgtcgggaggagagtcagcggaagcatctaaccaactagatgatgatgacgaagacgaaaaggatcaatcggacaacgatcaat
This genomic stretch from Amaranthus tricolor cultivar Red isolate AtriRed21 chromosome 9, ASM2621246v1, whole genome shotgun sequence harbors:
- the LOC130823224 gene encoding uncharacterized mitochondrial protein AtMg00810-like, translating into MDCDFFESSYYYPQLSPQEEIQVGNPTIVATEDIVHLPPQTTPVLYELPPRSMRSIPLRRYDPEFEKQRSLYPINHGNVDNLSISVVAFNATLRSFYERTIGLLDEYGLGEGCRFKKALYGVKQSPRAWFGRFTTTMKKFGYEKSNSDHTLFLKKEKGRITCLIICVDNMVITGNNEEEISDLKKLFMEFEMKDLGNLKYFLRIKVLRSRRGIFINQKKYILDLLAEIGMLDCKPAEIPIVANLRLQTVQDRELADKEQYQKLAGKLIYLSHNRPNISYAAGVISRFMHLPQVTHMDTVIRILRYLKGTSSRGVFFKKNDHLDLMAYTDADWVGDRDSMKSTLGYFTLVGGNLVTWRSKKQNVVALSRVEAEFRGIAKRITEILWLKKLLCELNFPPKKACKLFCDNQAAINSVQHD